The nucleotide window CGGCCGCCGTCGGCAAGATGACCGTGGGCGGCGCGATCGCCGAGCGCACCGGGTTCAAGCTGTTCCACAACCACATGACCATCGAGCCGTTGGCGCGGCTGTTCGGCCACGGGTCGCCGCAGTTCCAGCGGCTCAACCACGGCTTCCGCGAGCAGATCCTCGCCGAGGCGGCCGGCAGCGACCTGCCCGGCCTGGTGTTCACCCTGGTCTGGGCCTTCGACGACCCCGAGGACGCGGCGCTGGTCGAGCGCTACACCGCCCCCTTCCGCGAGCGCGGTGCGCGGATCCTCTTCCTGGAGCTGACGGCCGATCAGGCGGTGCGGCTCGTGCGCAACGCGGGCGAGACGCGGCTCGCCGAGAAGCCCTCCAAGCGGGACCTGGAGTGGTCGAACCGGAACCTGGTCGGCATGGACGCCAAGCACCGGCTGAACTCCATCGACGAGTTCGCCCACGTCCCCGAGTCGCACCTGCTGGTGGACAACACCGAGTTGGCGCCGGCCGAGGTCGCCGAGCGGGCGGTGGCGTACTTCGGGCTCTGAACCGTCGTGGCGGTGACAGCGAAGGCGAACGTGAGGGCGAACGTGAGGGCGGAGGCGAAGGCCCGGCGGGGCCGGTCGGCCCCGCCGGGCGGCACCTCGACGCGTCAGTCCAACTGGACCGAGGAGGCCTGGTCGTTGAACCACGCCGGGACGTCGGTGCAGTGGCCGGGATTGACCGTGATGCTCTGGCCCTCGTACCCATCTGCGGAGAAGAGCGTGGCCGCGGTGCCGGAGTGGTTGCAGACCGAGCTGACGATCTTGTCGAAGTTGTTGTCGGAGAGCCAGCCGATCGACTCGTCGGTCAGCAGCACGCGGCCGTTGGCGGGCTGGTTGAGTCCGTAGTTCTCGTAGAGACAGACGAACCCGTCGCGGCACACGCCGGCGCCCTGTCCGGAAGGCAGCACGTTCACGGTGCGCGGAGCGGCCGAGGCCGACTGCACGGGGATGACGGCCAGGCCGGCGAGCAGGGCGGTGCCCAGGACGAAGGAAAGGCGTCGCTTCAAGGATTGCTCCTCGGTTGGTGGGGGAGATTCCCCCGACTTCCCGCATCATGGGCAGGCGGCGTGATGATCGTACGGAGGCACAGGTATCTGTACGAACAATCACCGGGATGGGTGAGTGCGGGTGGGGCGGCCGGGTGTGACGGTGGCTCACGCCTCCGGCCCGACCGTGGCCCACACCAGCTTGCCGATCCCCTCGCGTGGCCCGAACCCCCGGTCGCGGGACAGCCGTTCGACCAGCAGCAGCCCACGGCCGCACTCCTCGTCCGCGCCGACGGGCGCGAGGGTGGGCGGCTTGCCGCTGGCGTCGTGGACTTCGATGCGAAGGAGGGCGGGGGAGAGGTCGAAGCGGATGAAGATGAGTTGCTCCGGCCCGCTGCGCCCGTGCAGCAGGGCGTTGGTGACGAGCTCACTGAGGATCACCTCGGCGTCGCAGGCGAAGAGTTCACCGTTGGGGACGGGATCGGCGAGGAAGTCGCGGAGCATGGTGCGGGCGGTGCCGGCCGACTTCCGGTGCTGGGGGAGCCAGGCGGAGTGGGTGGTCATGTCGAGCCTTTCTCTTCCGGTTTAGCGACATCACTTCAGCAGAACCGAGTAGGCTCGACGGCACTTGACTGTCGATTAGAAAGTTGCAATCCGGTCGGATTGCCCATCCCGAGTATGAAAGGGGAGGTCATGGGGGTGGAGGGGGACGATCGGCCCGAGAGCTTGACTCCGTTGGAACGCTTCGGAGTCGAGGTCAGAGAAGTCCGACAGGGTAAGAAAATCACACAAAAAGCCCTCGGGACTGTGTCCGGCTACTCCGAGGCCTATGTGAGCAAGTCGAGAACGGCACGATGGTGCCCTCGGAGCGTTTCGCGGCGGGGTGTGACGTCGCCTTCCAGACCAACGGCCTCTTCGTGCGCATGCGGGACCGGATTTTCGACCCCGAGGATGCGTCATGGTTCCAGCCGTACCTCTGGTTCGAACGCCAGGCACTTGAGATTCTGGACTTCTCGCCGATCGGCGTCATGGGGATGTTCCAGACGGCTGAATACGCACGGGCGATCTTCTCGGCGGGCCATCCCAGAAAAACCCCGGAGAAGATCGAAGTCATGGTGGAAGAACGATTGAAGCGTCACGAGCTGCTCGAACGGAAGGATCCCCCGGCGTTCTGGGTGGTCTTCCATGAGGGTTGCCTGCGCACGCCAGTGGGCGGGGTGGGAGTCATGGCCGCGCAGCTGGACCACTTGCTGAAGTCGGCGGAATCGCCGAACGTGGACTTCCAGGTGCTGTCGTTCACCGCAGGTGCGATCGCCGCCCACACCACGCCGTTCACCCTGGTCAGGCTCCCCAATGCACAGACCGAACTCTACGGTGACGGGCTCATGGCCGGAAAGGTCTTCCAATCGTCGGGCACAGTGGTTGAGTTCTCGGGGCACTATGAGCGGATGCGTGCGCACGCGCTCCCGCCGGACCGTTCGTTGGAATTCATCGCGGAACTCGCCGAGGGGTACCGAAAGTGCTGAGCGCCTTGGTGTGGCAGACGTCAACTCACAGTGCCAAGGACCCCGACGGCCCGGCGCTCAGCCTCACCACTGACGCCTGGTCAGCTTTCCTCGACCAGCTCAAGCAGCTCAAGGGCGCCTGACGGTCACTCCGCGAGGGTGGCGAGGTCGCTCAGGACTCGGGCCGCCGGGGCCGGGGCGACCAGCCAGCCCAGGTGGCTGCTGGTCAGCGTGCGGACGTCGTAGGGGTTGTCCGGCGTCAGGGTGTCGCCCTCGCGGATCATCCGGTCCTGCATGGCGAGGGGGATGCTGGCGTCCTCGGTGAGCCGGATGTAGGTCTTCGGGATCCAGCCCCAACTGGCCTTCTGCGCGCGGTCGTCCGGCGTGCCGACGTCGAGGTTCTCGTCCGGCTGGAAGGTGTTGAGGAAGGCC belongs to Kitasatospora viridis and includes:
- a CDS encoding peptidase inhibitor family I36 protein, which produces MKRRLSFVLGTALLAGLAVIPVQSASAAPRTVNVLPSGQGAGVCRDGFVCLYENYGLNQPANGRVLLTDESIGWLSDNNFDKIVSSVCNHSGTAATLFSADGYEGQSITVNPGHCTDVPAWFNDQASSVQLD
- a CDS encoding ATP-binding protein, which encodes MTTHSAWLPQHRKSAGTARTMLRDFLADPVPNGELFACDAEVILSELVTNALLHGRSGPEQLIFIRFDLSPALLRIEVHDASGKPPTLAPVGADEECGRGLLLVERLSRDRGFGPREGIGKLVWATVGPEA
- a CDS encoding DUF5753 domain-containing protein — translated: MVPSERFAAGCDVAFQTNGLFVRMRDRIFDPEDASWFQPYLWFERQALEILDFSPIGVMGMFQTAEYARAIFSAGHPRKTPEKIEVMVEERLKRHELLERKDPPAFWVVFHEGCLRTPVGGVGVMAAQLDHLLKSAESPNVDFQVLSFTAGAIAAHTTPFTLVRLPNAQTELYGDGLMAGKVFQSSGTVVEFSGHYERMRAHALPPDRSLEFIAELAEGYRKC
- a CDS encoding DUF397 domain-containing protein, which translates into the protein MLSALVWQTSTHSAKDPDGPALSLTTDAWSAFLDQLKQLKGA